A single Curtobacterium sp. MCJR17_020 DNA region contains:
- a CDS encoding adenylosuccinate synthase: MPAAVIIGAQWGDEGKGKATDLLGSRIDYVVKFNGGNNAGHTVVVGGEKYALHLLPSGILTPGVTPIIGNGVVVDLEVLFQELDALKARGVDTSKLLVSANAHLITHYHRTIDKVTERFLGKRQIGTTGRGIGPSYADKINRVGIRVQDIFDENILRQKVEAALDQKNHLLVKVFNRRAIDAEEVVESLLSYAERLRPMVADTALEIHRALERGDTVLFEAGQATMLDVDHGTYPFVTSSSATAGGAATGSGIGPGKLERIIGIVKAYTTRVGAGPFPTELFDESGEFLRANGFEFGTTTGRPRRCGWYDAPIARYTARINGVTDFVLTKLDVLTGLETIPVCVAYEVDGVRVDEVPVNQSDFHHAKPVYEEFPGWTEDITGARSFDDLPKNAQDYVLAVEAMSGARISAIGVGPGRDAIVVRHDLLGAGA; encoded by the coding sequence ATGCCCGCAGCAGTCATCATCGGAGCCCAGTGGGGCGACGAGGGCAAGGGGAAGGCCACCGACCTCCTCGGCTCCCGCATCGACTACGTCGTGAAGTTCAACGGCGGCAACAACGCCGGCCACACCGTCGTCGTCGGCGGCGAGAAGTACGCGCTGCACCTGCTGCCCTCCGGCATCCTCACGCCCGGCGTCACGCCGATCATCGGCAACGGCGTCGTCGTCGACCTCGAGGTGCTGTTCCAGGAACTCGACGCGCTGAAGGCCCGCGGCGTCGACACCTCGAAGCTGCTCGTGTCGGCGAACGCCCACCTCATCACGCACTACCACCGCACCATCGACAAGGTGACGGAGCGGTTCCTCGGCAAGCGCCAGATCGGCACCACCGGTCGCGGCATCGGTCCGTCCTACGCCGACAAGATCAACCGCGTCGGCATCCGCGTCCAGGACATCTTCGACGAGAACATCCTGCGCCAGAAGGTCGAAGCGGCCCTCGACCAGAAGAACCACCTGCTCGTCAAGGTCTTCAACCGCCGCGCGATCGACGCCGAAGAAGTGGTCGAGTCGCTGCTGTCCTACGCCGAGCGCCTGCGCCCGATGGTCGCGGACACCGCCCTCGAGATCCACCGGGCCCTGGAGCGTGGCGACACCGTCCTGTTCGAGGCCGGTCAGGCGACCATGCTCGACGTCGACCACGGCACCTACCCGTTCGTGACGTCGTCGTCGGCGACCGCCGGTGGCGCCGCGACCGGTTCCGGCATCGGCCCGGGCAAGCTCGAGCGCATCATCGGCATCGTCAAGGCGTACACGACCCGCGTCGGTGCCGGTCCGTTCCCGACCGAGCTGTTCGACGAGTCCGGCGAGTTCCTGCGCGCCAACGGCTTCGAGTTCGGCACCACCACGGGCCGTCCGCGCCGCTGTGGTTGGTACGACGCCCCGATCGCCCGGTACACCGCGCGCATCAACGGCGTGACCGACTTCGTGCTGACCAAGCTCGACGTGCTGACCGGGCTCGAGACGATCCCCGTGTGCGTCGCCTACGAGGTCGACGGCGTGCGCGTGGACGAGGTCCCCGTGAACCAGTCCGACTTCCACCACGCGAAGCCCGTGTACGAAGAGTTCCCCGGCTGGACCGAGGACATCACCGGCGCCCGCTCGTTCGACGACCTGCCGAAGAACGCCCAGGACTACGTGCTCGCGGTCGAGGCGATGTCCGGCGCGCGGATCTCCGCGATCGGTGTCGGTCCGGGCCGCGACGCCATCGTCGTCCGGCACGACCTGCTCGGCGCCGGCGCCTGA
- a CDS encoding low molecular weight phosphatase family protein yields the protein MRVLFVCSGNICRSPLGAQVLTARLGPDAAAFVVESAGTIADDGAAMDGAAAAQSVRLGGDPSGHGSRYLTTAIVEDADLVLTAERSHRAAAVSLAPRATKRAFTIKQFARVLGGLEPGDLADVHSPEALVERVARLRGTVPPPADPADDDVDDPYRRSEATHARVADEIDAALAPIADALRAALR from the coding sequence ATGCGGGTCCTGTTCGTCTGCAGCGGCAACATCTGTCGTTCGCCGCTCGGCGCGCAGGTCCTGACGGCGCGACTCGGCCCGGACGCTGCGGCGTTCGTGGTCGAGTCCGCCGGCACCATCGCCGACGACGGCGCCGCGATGGACGGCGCCGCCGCAGCACAGTCCGTCCGGCTCGGCGGTGATCCGTCGGGGCACGGCTCGCGCTACTTGACGACCGCGATCGTCGAGGACGCCGACCTGGTGCTGACGGCCGAACGGTCGCACCGCGCGGCCGCGGTGTCGCTCGCACCCCGGGCGACGAAGCGGGCGTTCACCATCAAGCAGTTCGCGCGGGTCCTCGGTGGGCTCGAGCCCGGTGACCTGGCCGACGTGCACTCGCCCGAGGCCCTGGTCGAACGGGTCGCACGCCTGCGCGGCACCGTCCCGCCGCCGGCCGACCCCGCGGACGACGACGTCGACGACCCCTACCGCCGGTCCGAGGCGACCCACGCTCGGGTCGCCGACGAGATCGACGCCGCGCTCGCGCCCATCGCCGACGCGCTCCGGGCCGCCCTGCGCTGA
- a CDS encoding SRPBCC family protein: MPVVESRCVVPVEPAVAFAVSQTQGAIRKRWDPFIRRQHLVGGATVPGKGVRTYTVQRFGFAMESEYVSYHPPSNVGMKMTKGSWFFERMGGGWRFTAAEGEPGRTLAVWRYNFTCRPKWLAPLAERIGVLVLQRDIDRRIRGFARGCEDPVVLAHVAAQHTA, from the coding sequence ATGCCCGTCGTCGAGTCCCGCTGTGTCGTGCCGGTCGAACCAGCCGTCGCCTTCGCCGTCTCGCAGACGCAGGGAGCGATCCGGAAGCGCTGGGACCCCTTCATCCGACGCCAGCACCTGGTCGGTGGTGCGACGGTCCCCGGCAAGGGTGTGCGGACGTACACCGTGCAGCGGTTCGGCTTCGCGATGGAGAGCGAGTACGTCTCGTACCACCCGCCGTCGAACGTCGGGATGAAGATGACCAAGGGGTCGTGGTTCTTCGAGCGGATGGGCGGCGGGTGGCGCTTCACCGCGGCCGAGGGCGAGCCGGGGCGCACGCTGGCGGTCTGGCGGTACAACTTCACCTGCCGGCCGAAGTGGTTGGCGCCGCTCGCCGAACGGATCGGCGTGCTCGTGCTGCAGCGGGACATCGACCGGCGCATCCGCGGCTTCGCCCGGGGCTGTGAGGACCCCGTCGTCCTGGCCCACGTGGCCGCCCAGCACACCGCCTGA